The Arvicola amphibius chromosome 11, mArvAmp1.2, whole genome shotgun sequence genome has a segment encoding these proteins:
- the Pnisr gene encoding arginine/serine-rich protein PNISR isoform X4, whose protein sequence is MWDQGGQPWQQWPLNQQQWMQSFQHQQDPSQIDWAALAQAWIAQREASGQQSIVEQPPGMMPNGQDMPTMESGPNNHGNFQGDSNFNRMWQPG, encoded by the exons GGGATCAAGGAGGACAACCTTGGCAGCAATGGCCCTTGAACCAGCAACAGTGGATGCAGTCATTTCAGCACCAGCAGGATCCAA GCCAGATTGACTGGGCTGCTTTGGCCCAAGCTTGGATTGCACAAAGAGAAGCTTCAGGACAGCAAAGCATTGTAGAACAACCACCAGGAATGATGCCAAATGGACAGGATATGCCTACAATGGAATCTGGTCCAAATAATCATGGGAATTTTCAAGGGGATTCAAACTTTAACAGAATGTGGCAACCAG GCTGA